One Rouxiella sp. S1S-2 genomic window, GCAGCGTGGGAGGCAAGTCAAAGTCGAACCCTATCCCTAGGTCAGCCTCACCGGATTCTACCGCCGCCATGATTTCATCGCCGTTGGTCAACTGCCGCAAAATAAGCTTCACCCGCGGGTTGGCGCGTCGAAATTCGCTGGCCATGCGTGGGATGAGGTTGGCCGCCAGCCCGCTCATCATCGCCACTGTCACCTCGCCGCGACGCAGCCCCTTCAGCTCCTCAATTTTCACCTGGGCCCACTCAAGTTCTTTAAAACTCTGACGAACGTGGTGGATAAGCACTTCACCGGCGGCGGTGAGCACCATCTTACGTGGAAGACGCTGAAACAGCGGCGTACCGAGTTCGTCTTCCAGCGCCAGAATCTGCCGGTTGATAGCGGATGCGGAAATATGCAGGCGTGCTGCGGCTTTGCGTATAGAACCCGCGCGCGCAACCTGATCGAGATACATCAGCAGTCGGTGTTGCAGCATATTTTTCTCCAAATAAAGGTTACGGCGATATTTTCATCAAGTGTTGCCAAAAAGGCATCGAAGAGTGCGAAAAACAATGCTTTTAAGGTAGCGAATTTGTGGGCATAAATGGAGCACTGTTCTTGGGGGAGTAAAGCTTATGTCTGGTTTATCGCGCCGTAATTTTGCCAAAGGTTTGGCAAGCATGATGTTGATTCCTATTGCTGCACCGTTATTTTCTCGCCAGGCCTTTGCGGCGGATAAAGAGATCAAGGTTGCTCTGTTACTGCCGGGATCGGTGGCTGACGGTGGCTGGAGCCAGCTGGCTTATCAGGGTTTGCAAAATCTGAAAGCGCAGGGCTTTAAAGTTGCCAGCAGCGAGAGCGTGGCACAGGCGCAGATGGACCAGGTTATTCGTGGCTATGCCGACGACGGCTATAACCTGATTATCGGGCACAGTTTTGAATACGGCTCTGAATTTGACCAAATTGCGCCGGAATACCCTGATACCTATTTCTTTGCTACCACCTTTAAACCGGCCGAAAAAGCGCCGACCAACGTGGAGTTCGTCAATCTTGCCTATCTAAATGCAGCCTACGGTGCCGGTGCGCTGGCGGCGTTAATTTCCGAAAAAGGCAAAGCAGTGGGCTATGTTGGCGGCGGGGATAACCCGACTCAGCAGGGCATGATGCGAGCCTTTATTGCCGGTGCCGAAAAAACGCGCCCGGGGATTAAAGGCTTGGGTATCGTGACCGGTGATTACGACAACGCGGCAAAAGGCCGTGAAGCCGCCAGCACCATGATAGGTAATGGTGCCGACGTTATCTGGCACACCGCCGACGTTACCGGTCTGGGCGCGATTCAGGGTGCGGCGGCGGCGAAGGTGAAAGCCATCGGTTGCTATGCCGACCAAAAAAATATCGCCCCGGACTTTGTGGCGACCAGCTTTGAAACCAATCTGCCGTGGGTCGTTGAGTCCGTAGCGCACAGCGTACGCGACAAAACGTTTCTCGGCGGACAAGAGTGGCAGCCTAGCGTCGCGAAAGCCTGGCTTCCGCTTTATGGCAAAGAGAGTTTTAACAGCAAGTTGGTCAGCGCCGACGCTTGGGCAACATTCCAGGCCGTATGGAGCCAGCTTGATGCGGGCAGTATCAACGTCGCCTCACTGATTAAAGTCTGAGTGAAAGCTGAGTAAAACCTGAGGAATTTGTGAATGACCCTGTCTGAACCTTGCCTGTTGGCGGTTAATGCCAAAGTGCCGGTTGTTGAACTAAAAGGCATCACCAAGCGGTTTGGTAAGGTCACGGCTAACCACAACGTGAGCATGTCAGTCGGTGCCGGTGAGATTATCGCGCTACTGGGCGAAAACGGGGCCGGTAAAAGCACGCTGATGCAGATTCTGTACGGGCTGTATCAGGCAGATGAAGGACAAATTTTAGTCGAGGGTAAGCCGGTCAGTATCCGCAGTCCGAGCGATGCCATTGCGTTAGGCATTGGCATGGTGCATCAGGAATTCATGCTGGTTCAGCCGATGACTGTGGTTGAGAACGTTATTCTCGGATTGAAAGAAACGCGCAGCGGCCGCCTCGATTTACAGGACGCCGCAAAACGTTTGCAGCAGATTTCAGACCGCCACGGACTGGCGGTTGACCCGTGGGCGAAAGTGGCCCATTTACCGATTGGCGTCCAGCAGCGGGTAGAAATACTCAAGCTGCTCTACCGCGATGCCAAGGTGCTAATTCTTGATGAACCCACAGCCGTACTGACGCCGCGTGAAAAAGAGGGTCTGTTTGCAACCCTGAATTCACTGCGTGTCGAGGGGCGTTCAATCGTCATCGTAACCCACAAACTTTATGAAATTATGGCCATTGCCAACAGTGTTTCGGTTATGCGCAGCGGCTGTATGGTCGAGAGCGTGGCGGTGGGCGACACCTCTGAAACCGATCTCGCGCGCCGCATGGTGGGTCGTGACGTGTTGCTGCGGATAGTAAAAGTGCCGCAGGCTCCGGGCAAAGAAGTGCTGCACATCGATAACATCGCCATGCGTGATGAAGCCGGTAACCAAAAAATTTGGCGCGTGGCGCTAAAGGTTCACGCGGGTGAAATTTTGGGCATTGCCGGTGTCGACGGTAACGGGCAGTCGGAACTCGCCGATGCGTTGCTCAATCTGCGCCCGATTGAGGCGGGGCGCATCATGCTCGGCGGCGAAGATATTTCCGAGCACTCACCGGCCCAGCGACGCGCCGCCGGTATGGGATTTATTCCCGCAGACCGGCGCGGCGTGGGGTCGGTTACCGCCATGTCGATAGCCGATAACGCCATTTTGGGTGAGCCTCGGCAGCATACTTATGCCAAAGGCTGGTTTCTCAGCTCTAAAGCCATCGCGCAAAAAGCCCAGGCTATCGTTAACCACTTTAACGTGATCACGCCGGACCTCGAATTTGAGGCTGGAAAACTTTCGGGCGGAAACCTGCAGAAGCTGATCCTTGGCCGTGAGGTCATGCGCAAACCACGGGTGCTAGTGGTCGAGCAACCGACGCGTGGTCTTGATGTTGGCGCGGTGGAGGCGGTGTGGCAGGGGCTGCTCGAGGCGCGGCAACAGGGCTGCGCCATTGTGATGATCTCCGCAGAACTTGAAGAAATCATGAATTTATCAGACAGGATCGCCGTGATGTATGAAGGGCAAATTGCCGGCGTGCTGAACGCGGCCGAGGCCAGTGTGGAACACATTGGTGAACTGATGGCCGGTGGCCGTTTATCGCGGGAGGCGTCATGAAGCCGTTGCTCATCAAGCGTCACATCCCCGCCGACTCTTCACTGGCGCTGGCGGGTACAACGCTACTGGCACTGCTGGTGGCTTTTATTCTGGCTGGGCTGCTGTTTATTCCCTTTGGCGCCAATCCGTTAGCGGCGTTTGCCTCGCTGTTTGATGAGGCGTTTGGCTCACTGCGC contains:
- a CDS encoding BMP family protein — protein: MSGLSRRNFAKGLASMMLIPIAAPLFSRQAFAADKEIKVALLLPGSVADGGWSQLAYQGLQNLKAQGFKVASSESVAQAQMDQVIRGYADDGYNLIIGHSFEYGSEFDQIAPEYPDTYFFATTFKPAEKAPTNVEFVNLAYLNAAYGAGALAALISEKGKAVGYVGGGDNPTQQGMMRAFIAGAEKTRPGIKGLGIVTGDYDNAAKGREAASTMIGNGADVIWHTADVTGLGAIQGAAAAKVKAIGCYADQKNIAPDFVATSFETNLPWVVESVAHSVRDKTFLGGQEWQPSVAKAWLPLYGKESFNSKLVSADAWATFQAVWSQLDAGSINVASLIKV
- a CDS encoding ABC transporter ATP-binding protein, giving the protein MTLSEPCLLAVNAKVPVVELKGITKRFGKVTANHNVSMSVGAGEIIALLGENGAGKSTLMQILYGLYQADEGQILVEGKPVSIRSPSDAIALGIGMVHQEFMLVQPMTVVENVILGLKETRSGRLDLQDAAKRLQQISDRHGLAVDPWAKVAHLPIGVQQRVEILKLLYRDAKVLILDEPTAVLTPREKEGLFATLNSLRVEGRSIVIVTHKLYEIMAIANSVSVMRSGCMVESVAVGDTSETDLARRMVGRDVLLRIVKVPQAPGKEVLHIDNIAMRDEAGNQKIWRVALKVHAGEILGIAGVDGNGQSELADALLNLRPIEAGRIMLGGEDISEHSPAQRRAAGMGFIPADRRGVGSVTAMSIADNAILGEPRQHTYAKGWFLSSKAIAQKAQAIVNHFNVITPDLEFEAGKLSGGNLQKLILGREVMRKPRVLVVEQPTRGLDVGAVEAVWQGLLEARQQGCAIVMISAELEEIMNLSDRIAVMYEGQIAGVLNAAEASVEHIGELMAGGRLSREAS
- a CDS encoding LysR family transcriptional regulator, which codes for MLQHRLLMYLDQVARAGSIRKAAARLHISASAINRQILALEDELGTPLFQRLPRKMVLTAAGEVLIHHVRQSFKELEWAQVKIEELKGLRRGEVTVAMMSGLAANLIPRMASEFRRANPRVKLILRQLTNGDEIMAAVESGEADLGIGFDFDLPPTLRVLSSVAGRLGAVVAPGHPLADKTSLRISDCIAYPIIIADKSTVIRPYLNDVFAKALVSAHPVIETNSIEVMRHAAMVDQGLTFLTPFDIEFDQRAGRLIYIPVRELGQQTQQLMLIGHDRGTSAIGSVLAETVKGMMSETG